The Pyrenophora tritici-repentis strain M4 chromosome 10, whole genome shotgun sequence genome contains a region encoding:
- a CDS encoding MgtA, Cation transport ATPase, whose amino-acid sequence MDQEEKGAPRIRFGELRLPEEEDGYVNHERRHERSLSRRNSVGSLSIRSVGGARTVQPETALPITYRTLSIEIDEGQYKKQNEVKKAKEKAAVDLADLEWHTLAIHELCRRLSVDLDQGLSDDQSKRRLNEHGQNKMTPPPSGLIRDIIGYFFGGFGSILVVAGILVFIAWKPLGKPPAVANLALACVLIAVWLIQAAFNAWQDWSTSRVMASIGTMLPDQCIVVRNGAQTNISALDLVPGDVIVIKQGNKLPADMRFVEVSSDAVFDRSILTGESEPVVATLDATEDNYLETNNIGLQGTHCISGSVLGICVATADNTIFGRIAKLTSDPKTGMTPLQKEILRFVLIISVFITCVVILIIILWAAWLRKDHPDWINVPLLIVSCVSAAVAFIPEGLPIALTTSLTIVANIMRKNKILCKSLKTVETLGAVSVICSDKTGTLTKNKMVVTDIYAGGEEYTADEARDKMAVFRSEEKDSTALSLSNIIDHVRVLGGLCNSGEFDAATMDLPIADRKINGDATDQAILRLSETLGSVTQLRRDWKKVFEIAFNSKNKFMIRVMTPANQGATSNNATLMIKGAPDILLPRCDLILNALGEEVELTEAQRLRIEQIKDSWSSQGKRVILMARKPTIMPFSNDQEKEILVSAREGLTFVGIVGIVDPPRDEIPEVVSILRGASIRIFMVTGDFKLTAQAIAEECGIISNSALVEDIDALSRDFKGESRKQSIVLSGPELITLNDAQWDQLCQYQEIVFARTTPEQKLRIVKEFQARENIVGMTGDGVNDAPSLKAADIGIAMGSGSDIAIEAADMVLLDSFAAIVQAVMYGRLVYDNLKKTIVYLLPAGSFSELWPVVTNVAFGIPQILSSFLMIIICCLTDCAAAITLAYEKPEADLMLRPPRNPKKDRLVNASLIFHAYFVVGLLQCFLAFTMSFWWMERQGIPFTAMWLKYGNYDKQYDPNYINEVVNQASSIYFVTLVIMQLFNLLATRTRTLSIFQQPPILNKATQNLSLFPAMIFAIVVAFIFNYIPSLQRTVGTRSVPVEHWFLPAAFGLGLLLLDEGRKYCVRRWPKGLLAKIAW is encoded by the exons ATGGATCAAGAAGAGAAAGGTGCACCCCGTATTCGCTTCGGAGAGCTTCGTCTCCCCGAGGAGGAAGATGGATATGTCAACCATGAGCGGCGCCATGAGAGATCATTGTCAAGACGAAATAGTGTTGGCAGTCTCTCGATTCGCAGCGTTGGCGGTGCTCGCACCGTCCAGCCAGAGACCGCTCTACCGATCACCTACCGCACTCTGTCAATCGAGATTGATGAGGGTCAATACAAGAAGCAAAACGAGGTGAAGAAGGCGAAGGAGAAGGCAGCCGTCG ATCTGGCTGACCTGGAATGGCACACGCTCGCTATCCATGAACTGTGTCGCCGACTTTCTGTTGATCTTGATCAAGGTCTTTCTGACGACCAGTCCAAGCGTCGCCTCAATGAACATGGCCAGAACAAGATGACTCCGCCACCCTCTGGTCTAATCCGCGATATCATAGGTTACTTCTTCGGTGGCTTTGGTAGCATTCTCGTTGTAGCCGGCATATTGGTTTTCATCGCTTGGAAACCACTCGGAAAACCCCCTGCCGTCGCCAACTTGGCGCTCGCATGTGTACTGATCGCGGTCTGGCTCATTCAAGCTGCGTTCAATGCATGGCAAGACTGGTCAACAAGCCGGGTCATGGCATCCATCGGTACTATGTTGCCCGATCAGTGTATCGTCGTGCGTAATGGAGCGCAGACCAACATTTCGGCTCTCGATTTGGTTCCTGGTGATGTTATCGTCATCAAGCAAGGCAACAAGCTTCCCGCAGATATGCGCTTTGTGGAAGTCTCTAGCGATGCCGTGTTCGACCGCTCCATCCTTACTG GTGAATCTGAACCCGTCGTAGCCACTCTCGATGCAACCGAAGACAACTACCTCGAAACCAACAATATCGGACTACAAGGCACGCACTGCATCTCTGGCAGTGTTCTTGGCATATGCGTAGCCACCGCTGATAACACAATCTTTGGACGCATCGCGAAGCTGACCTCGGATCCTAAAACTGGAATGACGCCACTTCAAAAGGAAATCCTACGCTTCGTGTTGATCATTTCCGTCTTCATCACCTGCGTTGTGATTCTAATCATCATCCTTTGGGCAGCATGGTTGCGGAAAGATCATCCGGATTGGATCAACGTACCACTTCTCATCGTCAGTTGTGTTTCTGCGGCTGTCGCTTTCATCCCAGAAGGTCTTCCAATTGCACTGACTACGAGCTTGACAATCGTCGCGAACATCATGCGTAAAAACAAGATTCTTTGCAAATCGCTCAAGACTGTGGAGACGCTCGGAGCCGTCTCCGTTATCTGTTCCGACAAGACTGGTACATTGACAAAGAACAAGATGGTGGTTACCGATATCTATGCCGGAGGAGAAGAGTACACTGCCGACGAGGCGCGTGACAAGATGGCAGTCTTCCGCTCGGAGGAGAAAGACTCAACTGCACTGTCTTTGTCAAACATCATcgaccatgttcgcgtccTTGGCGGTCTCTGCAACTCTGGCGAATTCGATGCTGCAACTATGGACCTGCCCATCGCGGATCGCAAGATCAATGGGGATGCCACAGATCAGGCTATTCTTCGACTCTCTGAGACTTTAGGTTCAGTCACTCAGCTACGTCGGGACTGGAAAAAGGTCTTCGAGATCGCTTTCAACAGCAAGAACAAGTTCATGATTCGAGTTATGACTCCTGCAAACCAGGGCGCAACGAGTAACAATGCTACACTCATGATCAAGGGCGCTCCTGATATCCTCCTTCCCCGCTGCGATCTCATCCTGAACGCGCTGGGCGAAGAGGTGGAACTTACAGAAGCACAACGACTCCGCATCGAGCAAATCAAGGATAGCTGGTCTTCCCAGGGCAAGCGTGTCATTCTCATGGCCCGCAAGCCAACTATTATGCCATTCTCCAACGACCAGGAGAAGGAGATCCTTGTATCCGCCCGTGAAGGCCTTACCTTCGTTGGTATCGTTGGTATCGTCGATCCACCTCGCGATGAGATCCCAGAAGTCGTGAGCATCCTCCGTGGCGCATCGATCCGCATCTTTATGGTCACCGGCGATTTCAAGCTCACGGCGCAAGCCATCGCTGAGGAGTGTGGCATCATTTCGAACTCCGCTTTAGTTGAGGATATCGATGCTCTCAGCCGAGACTTCAAGGGCGAGTCTAGGAAACAATCGATCGTCTTGAGCGGTCCGGAACTCATCACGCTGAACGATGCGCAGTGGGACCAACTCTGCCAATACCAAGAGATTGTGTTTGCGAGAACGACACCAGAGCAGAAGCTCCGCATCGTCAAGGAGTTCCAGGCTCGCGAGAACATCGTCGGCATGACTGGTGACGGTGTCAACGACGCTCCTTCGCTTAAGGCTGCCGACATTGGTATCGCCATGGGCAGCGGTTCAGACATCGCCATCGAAGCCGCTGACATGGTCCTTCTCGACTCGTTCGCTGCGATTGTGCAAGCTGTCATGTACGGTCGTCTCGTCTACGACAACCTCAAGAAGACTATCGTGTACTTGCTACCAGCCGGTAGTTTCAGTGAGCTTTGGCCTGTTGTCACAAACGTCGCTTTTGGTATCCCCCAGATTCTGTCCTCCTTCCTAATG ATCATCATCTGCTGTCTTACCGATTGTGCCGCTGCTATTACGCTTGCCTATGAGAAGCCCGAAGCCGATCTTATGCTCCGACCTCCTCGTAACCCCAAGAAGGACAGGCTTGTAAATGCTAGCCTCATCTTCCATGCGTACTTCGTTGTCGGTCTGCTCCAGTGCTTCCTAGCCTTTACCATGAGCTTTTGGTGGATGGAGCGTCAAGGGATCCCATTCACGGCGATGTGGCTGAAGTACGGCAATTACGACAAGCAATACGACCCGAATTACATCAACGAGGTTGTGAACCAAGCTTCAAGTATCTACTTCGTCACTTTGGTGATCAT GCAACTCTTTAACCTTCTCGCCACACGCACACGTACACTCAGCATCTTCCAACAGCCACCTATTCTGAACAAGGCAACTCAAAACTTGTCGCTCTTCCCTGCCATGATCTTCGCCATCGTCGTCGCATTCATCTTCAACTATATTCCGTCACTCCAACGCACCGTTGGCACACGATCAGTTCCAGTCGAGCACTGGTTTCTGCCAGCTGCTTTCGGCCTAGGCCTACTTCTACTCGATGAGGGAAGGAAATATTGTGTGCGCAGATGGCCCAAAGGCCTTCTCGCCAAGATTGCTTGGTGA